The proteins below come from a single Conexivisphaerales archaeon genomic window:
- a CDS encoding winged helix-turn-helix domain-containing protein has protein sequence MAEESNNLHAFFSALGNPSRMKIIHLLLNSEKPLHLKGIARLLHTDYAVTYRHVEKLKEAGIVGIYDVGRSRVPYLRNKEELRKVIEAASKCMSKPA, from the coding sequence ATGGCAGAAGAATCAAACAACCTTCATGCATTCTTTTCTGCTCTGGGAAACCCTTCCAGAATGAAGATAATTCATCTTCTCCTGAATTCAGAGAAGCCCCTGCATCTTAAAGGGATAGCAAGACTTCTTCATACTGACTACGCAGTAACCTACAGGCACGTTGAAAAGTTGAAAGAAGCAGGTATAGTCGGGATATACGATGTTGGCAGGTCCAGGGTACCTTATCTAAGGAATAAGGAGGAGCTGAGAAAGGTAATAGAAGCAGCAAGTAAATGTATGTCTAAACCGGCATAA
- a CDS encoding Nre family DNA repair protein translates to MLNLPDAKELADELPPIVRIKGPQLCLQCRFSRLLCGRPKCPILMKLSSFAQLKSSLSNQMQSDSPPSAFVGRIGYPRVSFGPLLPPQRGNTAIFDEPELWRNFQFEQIVSLRMSMVRAKKSAEIHSASDPSGMLYDTQLSMLSLKPVYAEFRFRKSPAEGIYYLDDTSAPFGPSASVDEYRFENNTADRRLEKVYYDKDLKSEQAVLELYRSGLTVNTIQKVFSLGMTGIAKRRKLVPTRWSITAVDDIVSSSLLDEVKMMPSVDLYHVFLYDMLGSRYVIIICPGNFSYEWVEAWFPRTLWNPSGMQASCIADHEGFYGRKAYALPGGCYYSVRLAIAEYMSKLRRQGVAIALREIYPGQLLPLGVWNVREAVRAALETQPFIFDQLNNALDFALSKLKLTKEFWLANSYLIRQLLFQKRIETYADR, encoded by the coding sequence ATGCTGAACCTGCCTGATGCCAAGGAATTGGCAGATGAGCTGCCGCCTATAGTCAGGATAAAAGGCCCACAGCTCTGCCTTCAGTGCAGGTTCTCAAGGCTGTTATGCGGAAGGCCGAAGTGCCCTATACTTATGAAACTCAGCTCGTTTGCTCAGTTGAAGAGTTCATTGAGCAACCAGATGCAGTCTGATTCTCCTCCTTCGGCGTTTGTAGGTAGAATAGGCTATCCCAGAGTTTCGTTTGGTCCGCTATTGCCTCCCCAGAGAGGTAATACAGCGATATTTGACGAACCCGAGCTCTGGAGAAACTTCCAGTTTGAACAGATAGTCAGCCTCAGGATGTCGATGGTCAGAGCTAAGAAGAGCGCAGAGATACATTCTGCCTCTGACCCCTCAGGTATGCTCTATGATACACAGCTAAGTATGCTCAGCCTAAAACCTGTCTATGCGGAATTTCGTTTCAGGAAGTCTCCTGCTGAAGGAATCTATTACCTTGATGACACATCCGCTCCTTTCGGTCCATCAGCAAGCGTGGATGAATACAGGTTTGAAAACAACACAGCTGACAGAAGGCTTGAAAAAGTATACTATGACAAGGACCTCAAATCAGAACAGGCAGTGTTGGAGCTGTACAGATCTGGCCTGACAGTGAATACTATACAGAAGGTATTCAGCCTAGGGATGACAGGCATAGCAAAGAGAAGGAAGCTTGTACCTACCAGGTGGAGCATAACGGCAGTAGATGATATAGTGTCAAGCAGCCTTCTTGATGAAGTGAAGATGATGCCAAGCGTTGATCTGTACCATGTGTTCCTCTACGATATGCTGGGAAGTAGATATGTGATAATTATATGCCCAGGCAATTTCTCCTATGAATGGGTTGAAGCATGGTTTCCGAGGACCCTGTGGAATCCATCAGGCATGCAGGCTAGCTGCATTGCAGACCATGAAGGCTTCTATGGAAGAAAAGCTTATGCCTTGCCAGGAGGTTGCTATTACTCCGTAAGGCTTGCGATAGCAGAATACATGTCAAAATTGAGGAGACAAGGTGTAGCAATAGCTCTCAGGGAGATATACCCGGGGCAGCTTCTCCCACTCGGGGTTTGGAATGTAAGGGAGGCTGTCAGGGCAGCGTTGGAAACACAGCCTTTTATCTTTGACCAGCTGAATAACGCACTCGATTTCGCTCTGAGCAAGCTGAAACTGACAAAAGAATTCTGGCTTGCCAACAGCTATCTCATAAGGCAGCTCCTGTTTCAGAAGAGGATTGAAACCTATGCTGACAGGTGA